The Bacillus sp. Y1 genome has a window encoding:
- a CDS encoding histidine phosphatase family protein — protein MQILLIRHGQSEADLLHVHEGSADYPLTEEGIRQAVKMAIRVKREFPPQMIWASTYKRASKTASILADAIGCPIEYVHELREHDNGEMAGKPLEEIPFPWHLLPHEKFGGYGESAMEFRARGEQVFSHILAVSRKYERIAIVTHGGMISRILESFLNIPFVHKSFFKTDDTGISLLEITEHGKLVLFTNSSTHLKE, from the coding sequence ATGCAAATATTACTGATACGACACGGACAATCAGAAGCTGATTTACTCCATGTACATGAAGGTAGCGCAGATTACCCACTGACAGAAGAGGGAATAAGACAAGCGGTAAAGATGGCGATCCGGGTGAAAAGGGAATTTCCGCCTCAAATGATATGGGCGAGTACCTATAAAAGGGCATCCAAAACGGCTTCCATATTAGCAGACGCCATAGGCTGTCCTATTGAATATGTTCATGAGTTACGAGAGCATGATAATGGAGAGATGGCAGGTAAGCCACTCGAAGAGATTCCTTTCCCCTGGCACCTACTACCACACGAAAAGTTTGGGGGATATGGGGAATCAGCGATGGAGTTTCGGGCTAGAGGAGAACAAGTCTTTTCACATATTCTTGCGGTAAGTAGGAAGTATGAGCGTATTGCCATTGTTACCCACGGTGGAATGATTTCAAGAATCCTAGAAAGCTTCCTGAACATCCCCTTTGTTCATAAATCCTTTTTTAAGACCGACGATACAGGTATCTCCCTATTAGAAATTACCGAACATGGAAAACTCGTATTGTTTACGAATAGTTCCACTCATTTGAAGGAGTAA
- a CDS encoding GNAT family N-acetyltransferase has translation MIKIRVLNEKDAVAYKEKRIEALQNHPEAFSSSVEEEMEYSIEVHASRLRAVNAFTFGAFEEDELVGVVTLVTEIKRKLKHRSDIFAMYISPQVRRYGIGKRLMNAAIEKAKEIGGVEQVYLTVSSNNTAAKKLYESIGFELIGSDPRSMKIDNTYIGEDMMALYFK, from the coding sequence ATGATTAAGATTCGCGTACTTAATGAAAAAGATGCAGTAGCATACAAAGAAAAAAGAATAGAAGCACTACAAAATCACCCAGAGGCGTTTAGCTCGAGTGTGGAAGAGGAGATGGAATATTCAATAGAAGTTCATGCTTCAAGACTTCGTGCAGTCAATGCATTTACCTTTGGTGCTTTTGAAGAAGACGAACTTGTTGGTGTAGTCACCCTTGTTACAGAAATCAAAAGGAAACTCAAGCATCGCTCTGATATTTTTGCAATGTATATCTCGCCTCAAGTAAGAAGGTATGGAATAGGGAAACGATTAATGAATGCTGCGATTGAGAAGGCAAAAGAAATCGGTGGAGTGGAGCAGGTATATTTAACAGTTTCATCGAATAATACAGCTGCTAAAAAATTGTATGAATCTATTGGTTTTGAACTAATCGGAAGTGACCCTCGCTCCATGAAAATAGACAATACTTATATCGGAGAAGATATGATGGCTCTCTACTTCAAGTAA
- a CDS encoding P-loop NTPase family protein: MQVKKIHIIGSVGSGKTTLAKKLSKDFNIPHYELDNVVWKRFQTGDIRRSEKERDAFLRNIINSGAWINEGVHYQWVTESFVNAELIIFLDTRFSKRTYRIIKRYFFQQLGLEKSNYKSTFSMFMRMFRWNTYFEKVSKREIIQLLKEFDDKVIIIRDNNELETYLRQMEDGEKYGGIVEIGVEEKL; the protein is encoded by the coding sequence ATGCAGGTTAAGAAAATACATATAATCGGTTCTGTCGGGAGTGGCAAAACAACTCTTGCTAAAAAACTTTCAAAAGATTTTAACATTCCGCATTATGAATTAGATAATGTTGTGTGGAAAAGGTTTCAAACAGGTGATATAAGAAGATCAGAAAAGGAAAGAGATGCATTTTTGAGAAATATTATAAATAGTGGTGCGTGGATCAACGAAGGTGTTCATTATCAGTGGGTGACAGAGAGCTTTGTCAATGCTGAACTAATTATATTTTTAGATACACGCTTTTCTAAGCGAACGTACAGAATCATTAAGAGATATTTTTTCCAGCAACTAGGTTTAGAAAAAAGCAATTACAAGTCTACTTTTTCTATGTTTATGCGAATGTTTCGTTGGAATACATATTTTGAAAAAGTAAGTAAACGAGAGATTATACAGCTGTTAAAAGAATTCGATGATAAAGTCATTATCATCCGTGACAACAATGAGCTAGAAACATATTTAAGACAGATGGAAGATGGGGAAAAGTATGGTGGCATTGTCGAAATAGGTGTAGAGGAGAAACTATAG
- a CDS encoding flavin-containing monooxygenase, translated as MSSTKPFDAVVIGAGFSGLYMLYRLREAGFSTAVFEAGDGVGGTWYWNRYPGARCDSESIYYNYTFSEELYNEWTWTSRYPAQPEILRYLNFVADKFDLKKDIQFKTRVQSAHYIEDTKKWEIQLDNGTSVTAKYFITGVGCLSAANLPKFNGLENFKGEFYHTGHWPHGGVDFKGKRVGIIGTGSSGVQAIPVIAQEAEHLTIFQRTPQYSAPARNHPYSDEYVEQAKKNFLEIKKQMRESAGGQPAVPPDKSALEVTPEERQQVYEHAWENGGLGLFAAYYDITVNEEANETVAEFIRGKIKEIVKDPETASKLLPSYYYGTKRPIIDTNYYETFNRENVSLIDVRKNPIEEITDSGVRTSEVEYELDALVFATGYDGMTGPLLKIDIRGKDGVSLKEKWNGGASTRTYLGVANAGFPNFFMITGPESPSVLSNMPVSIEQHVEWIGDCIEHFEKQGVETIEAAVEAEEAWSKHCREVAEATLFTKTDSWYTGANIPGKPRGFLIYLGGVGAYRKKCEEIAANGYEGFTITLTNQTVG; from the coding sequence ATGAGTTCAACAAAACCATTTGATGCGGTCGTTATTGGTGCAGGCTTTTCAGGATTGTATATGCTGTATAGACTAAGAGAAGCAGGGTTTTCAACAGCAGTATTTGAAGCAGGAGATGGTGTTGGAGGAACTTGGTATTGGAACCGCTATCCTGGTGCTCGCTGTGATTCCGAAAGCATTTACTATAATTATACATTTTCGGAAGAGCTATATAATGAATGGACATGGACTTCAAGATATCCCGCCCAGCCAGAAATTTTACGTTATTTAAATTTCGTAGCAGATAAGTTTGATCTTAAAAAGGACATCCAATTTAAGACACGTGTACAGTCTGCTCACTATATTGAAGATACAAAAAAATGGGAGATCCAACTTGATAACGGTACAAGTGTTACAGCGAAGTACTTTATTACCGGGGTTGGATGTCTTTCTGCCGCGAATCTACCTAAATTTAATGGGTTAGAAAACTTTAAAGGGGAATTCTATCATACAGGACATTGGCCACATGGGGGAGTAGATTTTAAAGGGAAGAGAGTTGGAATTATAGGTACTGGATCAAGTGGAGTCCAGGCAATTCCAGTAATTGCACAAGAAGCTGAACATCTAACCATTTTCCAGCGTACTCCTCAGTATAGTGCTCCTGCTAGAAATCATCCATATAGTGATGAGTATGTGGAACAAGCGAAGAAAAACTTTTTAGAAATCAAAAAACAAATGCGAGAATCAGCAGGTGGTCAGCCGGCGGTACCCCCAGATAAATCAGCACTTGAGGTAACTCCTGAAGAAAGACAACAAGTCTATGAACATGCATGGGAAAATGGTGGGTTAGGTCTTTTTGCAGCATACTATGATATCACGGTAAACGAAGAGGCGAATGAAACGGTTGCCGAATTTATCCGCGGAAAAATAAAAGAGATAGTTAAAGATCCTGAGACTGCCTCCAAGCTTCTACCAAGCTATTATTATGGTACGAAACGTCCGATTATCGATACGAATTATTATGAAACTTTTAACAGGGAGAATGTATCTCTTATAGACGTAAGGAAAAATCCGATCGAGGAGATTACAGATTCTGGAGTTCGTACATCTGAAGTAGAGTATGAGTTGGATGCGCTTGTCTTTGCGACAGGCTACGATGGTATGACAGGACCTCTTCTCAAAATCGACATTCGTGGAAAGGACGGTGTTTCCTTAAAAGAAAAATGGAACGGCGGAGCTTCTACTCGAACGTATTTAGGAGTAGCTAACGCTGGTTTTCCAAACTTCTTTATGATTACCGGTCCTGAAAGTCCGTCCGTCTTGAGTAATATGCCTGTATCGATTGAGCAGCATGTAGAATGGATTGGTGACTGCATTGAGCACTTTGAGAAGCAGGGTGTTGAAACGATTGAGGCAGCAGTTGAGGCAGAAGAGGCGTGGAGCAAGCATTGCCGCGAAGTAGCAGAAGCAACGCTCTTTACAAAAACAGACTCCTGGTACACAGGAGCTAACATACCTGGAAAACCACGTGGATTCCTGATTTACTTAGGTGGGGTTGGTGCCTACCGTAAAAAATGTGAGGAGATCGCAGCTAATGGGTATGAAGGGTTTACGATTACGCTAACGAACCAAACAGTCGGGTAA
- a CDS encoding DMT family transporter: MREITLGILASLFFAVTFILNRSMELSGGSWLWSSSLRYIFMVPFLFMIVMYRRNLKHMWKEMRSNPLPWLLWSFVGFVLFYAPITFAAAFGPGWLVAGTWPLTIVAGVLLGPLFYKTVESKNGPLKVRQQIPIQALFISFFILIGVVLIQWQHAQSLTFEIVIASTFPVLVAAFCYPLGNRKMMEICGGKLDTFQRVFGMTLASLPFWLLLAGIGYVQVGPPSAEQITQSFIVAISSGVIATTLFFIATDRVRDNHDKLAAVEATQSTQVIFVIVGEVLLLSTPLPSTLATIGLFIVMFGMLLHSFSSKKGQKPNISVKKEKFS, from the coding sequence TTGAGGGAAATTACATTAGGAATTTTAGCTTCTTTGTTTTTTGCTGTTACCTTTATTTTGAATCGTTCAATGGAGCTATCAGGAGGCAGTTGGCTATGGAGTTCCTCGTTACGTTACATTTTTATGGTGCCCTTTTTATTTATGATCGTCATGTATAGAAGGAATCTAAAACATATGTGGAAAGAAATGCGTTCCAATCCACTTCCTTGGCTTTTATGGAGCTTTGTAGGATTTGTTTTGTTTTATGCACCTATCACCTTTGCCGCTGCATTCGGACCAGGCTGGCTCGTCGCTGGTACTTGGCCACTTACCATTGTGGCAGGTGTTCTTCTGGGGCCGCTGTTTTATAAAACGGTGGAATCAAAAAATGGGCCGCTCAAGGTTCGGCAGCAAATCCCGATCCAGGCCTTATTCATTTCGTTTTTCATTCTAATAGGTGTTGTACTGATTCAATGGCAGCACGCTCAAAGTTTAACCTTCGAAATAGTGATAGCAAGCACTTTTCCTGTCCTTGTGGCGGCTTTTTGCTACCCGCTTGGAAATAGAAAAATGATGGAGATTTGTGGGGGAAAATTGGATACTTTTCAGCGGGTGTTTGGTATGACCCTTGCTAGCCTCCCTTTTTGGCTACTACTCGCTGGAATTGGATATGTTCAGGTGGGTCCACCCTCGGCTGAGCAAATAACCCAGTCATTTATCGTCGCGATTTCCTCTGGGGTGATTGCCACAACATTATTCTTCATCGCTACAGATCGTGTTAGAGATAACCACGATAAACTAGCAGCCGTTGAAGCAACACAGTCGACTCAAGTCATTTTTGTCATTGTGGGGGAAGTCCTCCTTTTATCCACCCCATTACCGAGTACACTCGCAACAATAGGACTATTTATCGTTATGTTCGGCATGCTATTGCATAGTTTTTCATCGAAAAAGGGACAAAAGCCAAACATAAGTGTTAAAAAAGAGAAATTTTCTTAA
- a CDS encoding response regulator transcription factor translates to MILIPTHYSVLEHVRKLEVQASHEEQLYHILDIYLKLFPTRNAFLFRYSPLGYLGEGIIQLTSTQLIHIREIRDDIRALPIIHSAIKEREAKYCSGIEHLKQISSRYVFPSNVDSMLVVPICFGSVVVGYICSTEFKEGVVLDEKTLSSLSLYGKLVGKYLHSSIETDTPTSLSKRELEVMKRISQGESTKEMADSMNISELTVKQYVKTAIRKLGANNRSHAVGELFRTGILS, encoded by the coding sequence ATGATTCTTATACCAACCCATTACTCCGTTTTGGAACATGTTCGAAAGCTTGAAGTTCAAGCTAGCCATGAGGAACAGCTCTATCATATTCTCGACATCTATTTGAAACTCTTCCCAACTAGAAATGCCTTCTTATTTCGTTACTCACCTTTAGGATATTTAGGCGAAGGAATTATCCAATTAACCTCTACTCAACTCATACATATTAGAGAGATCAGGGACGATATCCGCGCTCTACCCATTATCCACTCAGCCATTAAAGAACGCGAGGCAAAATATTGTTCTGGTATTGAACATCTAAAACAAATCAGCAGTAGATACGTTTTTCCTTCGAATGTAGATTCTATGTTGGTCGTACCGATTTGTTTTGGCTCTGTTGTTGTCGGTTACATTTGCTCAACGGAATTTAAGGAAGGGGTAGTTTTAGACGAGAAAACACTATCATCACTTTCTTTATACGGAAAACTAGTTGGAAAATATCTTCATAGTTCCATAGAAACAGATACTCCCACTTCATTAAGTAAGAGAGAATTAGAGGTGATGAAGAGAATTTCTCAAGGAGAAAGCACGAAGGAAATGGCTGATTCCATGAACATTAGTGAATTGACAGTCAAGCAGTACGTGAAAACGGCGATCAGAAAACTCGGAGCAAACAACCGCTCACATGCGGTAGGAGAGCTGTTTCGAACGGGTATCCTTTCATGA
- a CDS encoding alpha/beta hydrolase — protein MANLDPQAKVYLEAFNQMPALHSMEAQAVRDLFALVPPVEVELAPLASVEDRLIPVGNDAEINVRIYTPEGEGPFPLFVYYHGGGWVIGDLETADASCRMIANRTERVVVSVDYRLAPEYKFPVPVEDSYAALKWVKEHATEINGNASKIVVGGDSAGGNLSAAMTLLSKDEKGPEIEGQILIYPVTSLTYDTKSYFEFQQGFGLDRDLMIWFGNYYINGEEDAKNKLAAPLEAEDVSGLPPAYVITAEYDVLRDEGQAYAEKLRNAGVQVETICEEGLVHGYFTNMAVFPDRIKASIANIAEFLNTINKEVRQS, from the coding sequence ATGGCTAATTTAGATCCACAAGCAAAAGTTTATTTAGAAGCGTTCAATCAAATGCCTGCCCTTCACTCAATGGAAGCACAAGCAGTAAGAGATTTGTTTGCACTAGTACCACCAGTAGAAGTAGAACTTGCCCCGTTAGCAAGTGTTGAAGATAGATTAATACCAGTTGGAAACGATGCAGAAATCAATGTCCGAATTTATACACCAGAAGGAGAAGGTCCTTTTCCGCTTTTTGTTTATTACCACGGAGGTGGTTGGGTAATAGGGGACTTAGAAACAGCGGATGCAAGTTGCCGGATGATAGCAAATCGTACAGAGCGAGTGGTTGTGTCTGTAGATTATCGTCTGGCTCCTGAATACAAGTTTCCAGTTCCGGTAGAAGATTCATATGCTGCGCTGAAATGGGTAAAAGAGCATGCAACGGAGATAAATGGAAACGCTTCCAAGATTGTGGTTGGAGGTGACAGTGCCGGAGGAAATCTTTCAGCAGCCATGACCCTCCTTTCAAAAGACGAGAAAGGGCCAGAGATTGAAGGTCAAATTTTAATATATCCAGTGACAAGCCTAACCTATGATACCAAGTCATACTTTGAATTCCAGCAAGGTTTTGGATTAGATCGTGACTTAATGATTTGGTTTGGAAACTATTATATTAACGGAGAAGAGGATGCAAAAAATAAGCTAGCTGCTCCACTAGAAGCTGAGGATGTATCTGGTCTCCCTCCTGCTTACGTGATAACGGCGGAATATGATGTATTGCGAGATGAAGGGCAAGCCTATGCAGAAAAACTAAGGAATGCAGGAGTTCAGGTTGAAACGATCTGTGAAGAAGGGCTTGTACATGGTTATTTTACGAATATGGCCGTTTTTCCAGATAGAATTAAAGCATCTATCGCAAACATTGCTGAATTTTTAAATACGATTAATAAAGAAGTTCGCCAGTCATAA
- a CDS encoding acetate uptake transporter has product MNQNQTQKIQVVTADPSALGLFGLAMVTLVASSQKLGWTDGVSFVLPWAIFLGGFAQLFAAINDAKHNNTFGTTAFGAFALFWFGVGASWLINLGVFGENAALAVDPKQLGIAFIGYLLFSLYMTIGAMETHKVLFIIFVLIDFLFIGLSLSTLGIAPEFFHEVAAISELLIAIMSFYGSAAAVLNNHFGKVFIPVGKPFGIFK; this is encoded by the coding sequence ATGAATCAAAATCAAACTCAAAAAATCCAAGTTGTTACGGCTGATCCCTCTGCCCTAGGTTTGTTTGGATTAGCTATGGTAACCTTGGTTGCTTCATCACAAAAACTTGGCTGGACAGACGGAGTTTCCTTTGTTCTACCTTGGGCCATTTTCCTTGGTGGTTTTGCACAACTATTCGCTGCGATCAATGATGCGAAACATAATAATACATTCGGCACAACCGCATTTGGTGCATTTGCCCTTTTCTGGTTCGGTGTAGGTGCTTCATGGTTAATCAACCTTGGTGTTTTTGGAGAAAATGCGGCACTTGCTGTTGATCCAAAGCAGCTAGGGATTGCATTTATTGGCTATTTATTGTTTAGCTTATACATGACGATTGGTGCCATGGAAACACATAAAGTATTATTTATTATCTTTGTTCTTATTGATTTCTTATTTATCGGTCTTTCTTTATCCACTCTCGGTATAGCGCCTGAATTTTTCCATGAGGTAGCTGCGATCTCCGAATTGCTTATTGCCATTATGTCTTTTTATGGATCAGCCGCTGCTGTATTAAACAATCACTTTGGAAAAGTGTTCATTCCGGTCGGAAAGCCATTTGGGATTTTCAAATAA
- a CDS encoding GNAT family N-acetyltransferase, translating into MESRVSQIRSLDVIDKEVAEIILKLQIPSYMVEAKLINFYDIPPLKDTVETLQNCGEEFFGYFIGNELCGSISFKVEGKTLDIHRLTVNPNHFRKGIANQLLRFIEEQVEGIEKLIVSTGSENKPAVEFYLNRGFTIERLVQVNEQLSLTCFEKKIAR; encoded by the coding sequence GTGGAATCAAGAGTATCACAAATAAGATCTTTGGATGTAATAGACAAAGAAGTAGCTGAAATCATACTCAAGTTACAAATCCCCTCCTATATGGTGGAGGCAAAGTTGATCAATTTTTATGACATTCCTCCTCTTAAGGATACAGTGGAAACGCTTCAGAACTGTGGGGAGGAATTTTTTGGTTACTTTATAGGGAATGAGCTTTGTGGTTCTATATCTTTTAAAGTGGAAGGAAAGACTTTGGATATACACCGACTGACAGTAAACCCCAATCATTTTCGAAAAGGAATTGCCAATCAACTTTTACGCTTTATAGAAGAGCAAGTGGAGGGCATTGAGAAGCTCATTGTATCTACTGGATCAGAAAATAAACCAGCTGTCGAGTTTTATTTAAATAGGGGATTTACTATTGAGAGGTTGGTACAAGTGAATGAGCAATTGTCACTTACTTGTTTTGAAAAAAAGATTGCCAGGTAG